One window from the genome of Streptomyces sp. NBC_01476 encodes:
- a CDS encoding histidinol-phosphate transaminase — protein sequence MTRIDDLPIRAELRGQSPYGAPQLDVPVLLNTNENPYPLPEELVARIAERVAEAARHLNRYPDRDAVELRTGLAAYLSRTAGHTVGIEQVWAANGSNEVIQQLLQTFGGPGRTAIGFEPSYSMHALISRGTGTGWLSGPRNADFTIDGAAATREIAAHRPDVVFICSPNNPTGTAVAAETVLALYEAAQAAGPSMVVVDEAYGEFSHRPSLLPLIEGRPHLVVTRTMSKAFGAAGLRLGYLAADPAVVDAVQLVRLPYHLSSVTQATALAALEHTETLLGYVQQLKSERDRLVAELGATGYDVTESDANFVQFGRFADSHAGWQAILDRGVLVRDNGVPGWLRVSAGTPAENDAFLDAARTVFKELHVNEPGTAPGTEPGIEPGIEESA from the coding sequence ATGACCCGCATCGACGACCTCCCGATCCGCGCCGAGCTGCGCGGCCAGTCCCCGTACGGCGCCCCCCAGCTCGACGTGCCGGTGCTGCTGAACACCAACGAGAACCCCTACCCGCTGCCCGAGGAACTGGTCGCCCGGATCGCGGAGCGGGTCGCCGAGGCCGCCCGCCACCTCAACCGCTACCCGGACCGGGACGCGGTCGAGCTGCGCACCGGCCTGGCCGCGTATCTGAGCCGGACCGCGGGCCACACCGTGGGCATCGAGCAGGTGTGGGCCGCCAACGGCTCCAACGAGGTCATCCAGCAGCTGCTGCAGACCTTCGGCGGCCCCGGCCGTACCGCGATCGGCTTCGAGCCGTCGTACTCGATGCACGCGCTGATCTCCCGCGGCACCGGCACCGGCTGGCTCTCCGGGCCGCGCAACGCCGACTTCACCATCGACGGGGCGGCCGCCACCCGCGAGATCGCCGCGCACCGGCCCGACGTGGTCTTCATCTGCTCGCCGAACAACCCCACCGGCACGGCGGTCGCCGCCGAGACCGTCCTGGCGCTCTACGAGGCCGCGCAGGCCGCCGGGCCCTCGATGGTCGTCGTGGACGAGGCGTACGGCGAGTTCTCGCACCGGCCGTCGCTGCTGCCGCTGATCGAGGGCCGGCCGCACCTGGTGGTCACCCGGACCATGTCCAAGGCGTTCGGGGCGGCCGGACTGCGGCTCGGGTACCTCGCCGCGGACCCGGCGGTGGTCGACGCGGTCCAGCTGGTCCGGCTGCCCTACCACCTGTCGTCGGTCACCCAGGCGACTGCGCTGGCCGCTCTGGAGCACACCGAAACGCTGCTCGGCTACGTCCAGCAGCTGAAGAGCGAACGGGACCGGCTGGTCGCCGAGCTGGGCGCGACCGGCTACGACGTCACCGAGTCGGACGCGAACTTCGTGCAGTTCGGCCGGTTCGCCGACAGCCACGCCGGCTGGCAGGCGATCCTCGACCGCGGGGTGCTGGTCCGCGACAACGGCGTGCCGGGTTGGCTGCGGGTCTCCGCGGGCACTCCGGCGGAGAACGACGCCTTCCTGGACGCGGCCCGGACCGTCTTCAAGGAACTGCACGTCAACGAGCCGGGGACGGCGCCCGGCACTGAACCTGGCATTGAACCCGGCATTGAGGAGTCCGCATGA
- a CDS encoding Rid family hydrolase → MTGNPGVRREQSGSSWEEAIGSARAVAAGDRVIVAGMMPDPADGAVPGEDEPYQQTLSAFRSAIAALEPFGLGVESVIRTRMYLSHARDVDEVGRAHRELFGAVRPAATMVVVAGFSDSRVAVEVEIEAYRAPSGESGAAQ, encoded by the coding sequence ATGACCGGCAACCCTGGTGTGCGCCGTGAGCAGTCCGGCAGTTCGTGGGAAGAGGCGATCGGCTCGGCACGTGCGGTGGCGGCCGGGGACCGGGTGATCGTCGCCGGGATGATGCCGGACCCCGCGGACGGCGCGGTGCCCGGCGAGGACGAGCCGTACCAGCAGACGCTCAGCGCCTTCCGCAGCGCGATCGCGGCACTGGAGCCGTTCGGCCTGGGTGTGGAGAGCGTGATCCGCACCCGGATGTACCTCAGCCACGCCAGGGACGTGGACGAGGTCGGCCGGGCCCACCGGGAGCTGTTCGGGGCGGTACGGCCGGCCGCCACGATGGTGGTGGTCGCCGGGTTCAGCGACTCCCGGGTGGCGGTCGAGGTGGAGATCGAGGCGTATCGGGCGCCCTCCGGCGAGTCAGGAGCCGCACAGTGA
- the hisF gene encoding imidazole glycerol phosphate synthase subunit HisF → MTLAVRVIPCLDVDAGRVVKGVNFQNLRDAGDPVEMAKLYDAEGADELTFLDITASSGDRETTYDVVRRTAEQVFIPLTVGGGVRSAEDVDKLLRAGADKVGVNTAAIARPELIQEIAERFGRQVLVLSVDARRTPAGTFEVTTHGGRQGTGIDAVEWAHRAAELGAGEILLNSMDADGTKDGYDTEMIAAVRKHVTVPVIASGGAGRLADFPPAVAAGADAVLAASVFHFGDLRISEVKAALRQAGHPVR, encoded by the coding sequence GTGACCCTCGCGGTACGTGTCATCCCGTGCCTGGACGTGGACGCCGGGCGAGTGGTGAAGGGCGTCAACTTCCAGAATCTGCGCGACGCCGGTGACCCGGTGGAGATGGCCAAGCTCTACGACGCCGAGGGCGCGGACGAGCTGACCTTCCTGGACATCACCGCCTCCTCCGGCGACCGGGAGACCACGTACGACGTGGTCCGGCGCACCGCGGAGCAGGTCTTCATCCCGCTGACCGTCGGCGGCGGGGTGCGCAGCGCCGAGGACGTCGACAAGCTGCTGCGGGCCGGCGCCGACAAGGTGGGGGTCAACACCGCGGCCATCGCCAGGCCCGAGCTGATCCAGGAGATCGCCGAGCGGTTCGGCCGCCAGGTGCTGGTGCTGTCGGTGGACGCCCGCCGCACCCCGGCCGGCACCTTCGAGGTGACCACCCACGGCGGCCGGCAGGGCACCGGTATCGACGCGGTGGAGTGGGCGCACCGCGCGGCCGAGCTGGGTGCGGGGGAGATCCTGCTCAACTCGATGGACGCCGACGGCACCAAGGACGGCTACGACACCGAGATGATCGCCGCGGTGCGCAAGCATGTGACGGTCCCGGTGATCGCCTCCGGCGGCGCCGGCCGCCTCGCCGACTTCCCGCCCGCGGTGGCCGCGGGCGCCGACGCGGTCCTGGCCGCGTCGGTCTTCCACTTCGGCGATCTGCGGATCAGCGAGGTCAAGGCGGCCCTGCGGCAGGCCGGCCACCCGGTGCGCTAG
- the hisD gene encoding histidinol dehydrogenase — protein sequence MISRIDLRGTAFPEGGIDRDLLPRAEFDVEAALDTVRPICEDVRHRGTQAVIDYGEQFDGVRLDRLRVPEQALQDALAGLDPEVRAALEESIRRTRLVHREQRRTDITTEVVPGGTVTERWVPVGRVGLYVPGGLAVYPSSVVMNVVPAQEAGVTGIAVASPPQKDFGGAPHPAILAACALLGVTEVYAAGGAQAIAMFAYGTDECRPVDLVTGPGNIYVAAAKRLLKGRIGIDAEAGPTEIAILADATADAGFVAADLISQAEHDPLAAAVLVTTSVELADAVDKELASQVAATRHQQRITAALSGRQSAVVLVDSLAQGLDVVDAYAAEHLEIQTEDAPEVAAQVRNAGAVFVGPHSPVSLGDYCAGSNHVLPTGGCACHSSGLSVQSFLRGIHVVDYSRNALAEVAHHVVTLAGAEDLPAHGAAVSIRFGGRA from the coding sequence GTGATCTCCCGAATCGATCTGCGCGGTACCGCCTTCCCGGAGGGCGGGATCGACCGCGACCTGCTGCCCCGTGCCGAGTTCGACGTGGAAGCCGCCCTGGACACGGTGCGGCCCATCTGCGAGGACGTACGCCATCGCGGGACGCAGGCGGTCATCGACTACGGGGAGCAGTTCGACGGAGTGCGGCTCGACCGGCTCCGGGTGCCGGAGCAGGCTCTCCAGGACGCGCTGGCCGGCCTCGACCCCGAGGTGCGCGCGGCCCTGGAGGAGTCGATCCGCCGGACCCGCCTTGTCCACCGCGAGCAGCGCCGCACCGACATCACCACCGAGGTCGTCCCCGGCGGCACCGTCACCGAGCGCTGGGTGCCGGTCGGCCGGGTCGGGCTCTACGTGCCCGGCGGCCTCGCGGTCTACCCGTCCTCCGTGGTGATGAACGTGGTGCCCGCCCAGGAGGCCGGCGTGACCGGCATCGCGGTCGCCTCACCGCCGCAGAAGGACTTCGGCGGGGCACCGCACCCGGCCATCCTCGCCGCCTGCGCACTGCTCGGCGTGACCGAGGTGTACGCGGCCGGCGGCGCCCAGGCCATCGCCATGTTCGCCTACGGCACCGACGAGTGCCGCCCGGTCGACCTCGTCACCGGCCCCGGCAACATCTATGTCGCCGCCGCCAAGCGCCTGCTCAAGGGGCGGATCGGCATCGACGCCGAAGCCGGGCCCACCGAGATCGCGATCCTCGCCGACGCCACCGCCGACGCCGGTTTCGTCGCCGCCGACCTGATCAGCCAGGCCGAGCACGACCCGCTGGCCGCGGCCGTCCTGGTCACCACCTCCGTCGAGCTGGCGGACGCCGTCGACAAGGAACTGGCCTCCCAGGTCGCCGCCACCCGGCACCAGCAGCGGATCACCGCCGCCCTGTCCGGCCGCCAGTCCGCGGTCGTGCTGGTCGACAGCCTCGCCCAGGGCCTGGACGTGGTGGACGCCTACGCGGCCGAGCACCTGGAGATCCAGACCGAGGACGCACCCGAGGTCGCCGCGCAGGTACGGAACGCGGGCGCGGTCTTCGTCGGGCCGCACTCCCCGGTCTCGCTGGGCGACTACTGCGCCGGCTCCAACCACGTCCTGCCCACCGGCGGCTGCGCCTGCCACTCCTCGGGCCTGTCGGTGCAGTCCTTCCTGCGCGGCATCCACGTCGTGGACTACTCCCGCAACGCGCTGGCCGAGGTCGCCCACCACGTGGTGACCCTCGCCGGGGCCGAAGACCTGCCGGCGCACGGCGCCGCGGTCAGCATCAGGTTCGGGGGCCGGGCATGA
- the hisH gene encoding imidazole glycerol phosphate synthase subunit HisH: MTKSVVVLDYGFGNIRSAERALARAGADVEITADYDRAMNADGLLVPGVGAFAACMAGLRSVRGEWIVGRRLAGGRPVMGICVGMQILFARGIEHGVQTEGLDEWPGTVEPLRAPVVPHMGWNTVKAPEDSRQFAGLDDDARFYFVHSYAVRDWDLATHNNSIAAPKVAWTTHGEPFVAAVENGPLWATQFHPEKSGDAGAQLLANWLGTL, encoded by the coding sequence ATGACGAAGAGCGTGGTGGTGCTCGACTACGGGTTCGGCAACATCCGGTCCGCCGAGCGAGCCCTGGCCAGGGCCGGCGCCGACGTGGAGATCACCGCCGACTACGACCGGGCGATGAACGCCGACGGCCTGCTGGTGCCCGGCGTCGGCGCGTTCGCCGCCTGCATGGCCGGGCTGCGCTCGGTCCGCGGCGAGTGGATAGTCGGCCGCCGGCTGGCCGGCGGGCGCCCGGTGATGGGCATCTGCGTCGGCATGCAGATCCTCTTCGCCCGCGGCATCGAGCACGGGGTGCAGACCGAGGGCCTGGACGAGTGGCCCGGTACGGTGGAGCCGCTGCGCGCCCCGGTCGTACCGCACATGGGCTGGAACACCGTCAAGGCCCCCGAGGACTCCCGGCAGTTCGCCGGTCTTGACGACGACGCGCGCTTCTACTTCGTGCACTCCTACGCCGTACGCGACTGGGACCTCGCCACGCACAACAACTCCATCGCCGCCCCCAAGGTCGCCTGGACCACGCACGGCGAACCGTTCGTGGCCGCGGTGGAGAACGGCCCGTTGTGGGCCACCCAGTTCCACCCGGAGAAGTCCGGGGACGCGGGGGCACAACTGCTGGCCAACTGGCTCGGCACCCTCTAG
- the priA gene encoding bifunctional 1-(5-phosphoribosyl)-5-((5-phosphoribosylamino)methylideneamino)imidazole-4-carboxamide isomerase/phosphoribosylanthranilate isomerase PriA: MTKLELLPAVDVRDGQAVRLVHGESGSETSYGEPLAAALAWQQAGAEWLHLVDLDAAFGTGDNRKLIAEVARTMDIKVELSGGIRDDDTLAAALATGCTRVNLGTAALETPQWVAKVIAEHGDRIAVGLDVRGTTLRGRGWTRDGGDLYETLARLDAEGCARYVVTDIAKDGTLQGPNLDLLRNVCAATDKPVVASGGVSSLDDLRAIAGLVPVGVEGAIVGKALYAKAFTLEEALEAVSR, encoded by the coding sequence ATGACCAAGCTCGAACTCCTCCCCGCCGTCGACGTCCGCGACGGCCAGGCCGTACGCCTGGTGCACGGCGAGTCCGGTTCCGAGACGTCGTACGGCGAGCCGCTCGCCGCCGCGCTGGCCTGGCAGCAGGCGGGTGCCGAGTGGCTGCATCTGGTGGACCTCGACGCGGCCTTCGGCACCGGCGACAACCGGAAGCTGATCGCCGAGGTGGCGCGGACCATGGACATCAAGGTGGAGCTCTCCGGCGGCATCCGGGACGACGACACCCTCGCCGCGGCCCTGGCCACCGGCTGCACCCGGGTCAACCTGGGCACCGCCGCGCTGGAGACCCCGCAGTGGGTGGCGAAGGTGATCGCCGAGCACGGCGACCGGATCGCGGTGGGCCTCGACGTACGCGGCACGACGCTGCGCGGCCGCGGCTGGACCCGTGACGGCGGCGACCTGTACGAGACGCTGGCCCGGCTCGACGCCGAGGGCTGCGCGCGGTACGTCGTCACCGACATCGCCAAGGACGGGACCCTGCAGGGGCCCAACCTCGATCTGCTGCGTAACGTGTGCGCGGCCACCGACAAGCCGGTCGTCGCCTCCGGCGGCGTCTCCAGCCTGGACGACCTGCGGGCCATCGCGGGTCTGGTCCCGGTGGGTGTGGAGGGTGCCATCGTCGGTAAGGCGCTCTATGCGAAGGCGTTCACCCTCGAAGAGGCCCTGGAGGCAGTGTCACGATGA
- a CDS encoding ABC transporter permease, giving the protein MTVILRPVPGRIAVAEAAAAPLAPRARLWPAFGAVYRAQLSRARVARIPLLFVATFQSVGIMVMLRGVVHAGDGEAARAVVAGSSVLVVAFVALNLLAQYFGQLRASGGLDTYATLPVPPAAVVLGAAAAYASFTVPGTLVTAVTGCVLFHLTFVNLWVLLVVIPLAGAALSGLGAAMGLLAPRQEIATLLGQLGMSAALLLGVLPASHMPAPISWVRDLLPSTYGVEALARTFDGGGTHWAAVGADLSVCAAVGVVSLAVATWAYRRAACR; this is encoded by the coding sequence GTGACGGTCATTCTGCGGCCGGTGCCCGGACGGATCGCCGTGGCGGAGGCCGCCGCGGCTCCGCTGGCACCACGGGCACGGTTGTGGCCCGCGTTCGGGGCCGTCTACCGGGCACAGCTGTCGCGGGCCCGGGTGGCACGGATCCCGCTGCTCTTCGTGGCCACCTTCCAGTCGGTGGGGATCATGGTCATGCTGCGCGGCGTCGTGCACGCCGGCGACGGCGAGGCGGCACGGGCCGTCGTGGCCGGCTCCAGCGTGCTCGTGGTGGCCTTCGTGGCGCTCAACCTGCTCGCCCAGTACTTCGGCCAGCTCCGCGCCTCCGGCGGCCTGGACACCTATGCCACGCTTCCCGTACCGCCGGCCGCCGTGGTGCTCGGCGCCGCCGCGGCCTACGCCTCCTTCACGGTGCCCGGCACGCTGGTCACCGCGGTCACCGGCTGCGTGCTGTTCCATCTGACCTTCGTGAACCTCTGGGTGCTGCTGGTGGTGATCCCGCTCGCCGGGGCCGCGCTCTCCGGCCTCGGCGCCGCTATGGGGCTGCTCGCGCCCCGGCAGGAGATCGCCACCCTGCTCGGTCAGCTCGGCATGTCGGCGGCGCTGCTGCTCGGCGTGCTGCCCGCCTCGCACATGCCCGCGCCCATCTCCTGGGTCCGTGACCTGCTGCCGTCCACATACGGCGTGGAAGCCCTCGCCCGCACCTTCGACGGCGGCGGTACGCACTGGGCCGCGGTCGGCGCGGATCTGTCGGTGTGCGCGGCCGTCGGCGTGGTCTCGCTGGCCGTCGCCACCTGGGCCTACCGCAGGGCGGCCTGCCGGTGA
- a CDS encoding LON peptidase substrate-binding domain-containing protein: protein MNDRLPLFPLGSALFPGLVLPLNVFEERYRALVGDLLALPEDAPRRFGVVAIKNGREVSPTGQEGLATGPMAGLGDDPMTALYGYGCIAEAAGIAEHDEGGGYELVATGTVRFRLLSVDTSGEYLTAEIEEIPDEPGSGAGALTAEVMRVFATYQKRLAGARERTLAAQELPTDPSVLSYLVAAAVIAEVPVKQQLLEATDTAARLTAELRLLRHETALIEKLPSLPAVELTSAPTCAN from the coding sequence GTGAACGATCGCCTTCCGCTGTTCCCGCTGGGTTCCGCCCTGTTTCCCGGGCTGGTGCTGCCGCTGAACGTCTTCGAGGAGCGGTACCGCGCGCTCGTCGGCGACCTCCTGGCGCTGCCCGAGGACGCGCCCCGGCGGTTCGGCGTGGTGGCGATCAAGAACGGGCGCGAGGTGTCGCCCACCGGCCAGGAGGGCCTGGCCACCGGCCCGATGGCGGGGCTCGGCGACGACCCGATGACGGCGCTGTACGGCTACGGGTGCATCGCGGAGGCCGCCGGGATCGCCGAGCACGACGAGGGCGGCGGGTACGAGCTGGTGGCGACCGGCACCGTACGCTTCCGGCTGCTCTCGGTGGACACCTCCGGCGAGTATCTGACCGCCGAGATCGAGGAGATCCCGGACGAGCCGGGCAGCGGCGCGGGCGCGCTCACCGCGGAGGTGATGCGGGTCTTCGCCACGTACCAGAAGCGGCTGGCCGGAGCGCGGGAGCGGACCCTGGCGGCGCAGGAGCTCCCGACCGACCCGAGTGTCCTGTCGTATCTGGTGGCCGCCGCGGTGATCGCCGAGGTCCCGGTGAAGCAGCAGTTGCTGGAGGCGACCGACACCGCGGCCCGGCTCACCGCGGAACTGCGCCTGCTGCGGCACGAGACCGCACTGATCGAGAAGCTGCCCTCGCTGCCGGCCGTGGAGCTCACCTCCGCGCCGACCTGTGCGAACTGA
- a CDS encoding oxidoreductase, which yields MWRAFREGRTCDLRTGRPAEDDPLEGPAWPAARTVRARTVAQLLLDPPPAAPGRVAALKLTGVRVSGRLSLAGGTVTPYVQLTDCRFDEQVLMQECRAGSMRLVRCLLPRLEAARLQVTGDLHLPQCVVTGGIRMTDAQIGTDLLLNQLTVRRDRNSRAVAADGLTVGQDVDAELIDVTGEFSLRSARIGGRLSLRGSLLRNPYGRYALNAARVSIEHTLYLSAGWNTMEGGAGDTRPPAGAEVRDFVCEGGLRLDDGRVGNAVIISRARFRLVDEQQVSLRRLQTPELRFTPGAPPEGPVMLSGARVGKLVDRRDSWPAAGQLDLSGFGYDELDSADDFPLRARIDWLHAATPEYSPGPYERLAAALRSGGEDAEAREVLLAKQRRRRESLPVAGRVWGFLQDVTVGYGYRPGRAAVWMAVVWALGAVYFAAHRTPPPTDSGGYHPHWSPALYALDLLLPVIDLGQDNAWRETGVSQWVASAMTLIGWMLATTAAAGASRLLRRGT from the coding sequence ATGTGGCGGGCCTTCCGGGAGGGCCGGACGTGCGATCTGCGGACCGGTCGGCCCGCGGAGGACGATCCGCTGGAGGGGCCGGCCTGGCCCGCGGCGCGGACCGTACGGGCCAGGACGGTGGCCCAGCTGCTGCTGGACCCGCCCCCGGCGGCGCCCGGCCGGGTGGCCGCGCTGAAGCTCACCGGGGTGCGGGTCAGCGGCCGGCTCTCGCTGGCCGGCGGCACGGTCACGCCGTACGTGCAGCTGACCGACTGCCGCTTCGACGAACAGGTGCTGATGCAGGAGTGCCGGGCCGGCAGCATGCGGCTGGTGCGCTGCCTGCTGCCCCGGCTGGAGGCGGCCCGGCTGCAGGTCACCGGCGACCTGCACCTGCCGCAGTGCGTGGTGACCGGCGGCATCCGGATGACCGACGCGCAGATCGGCACCGATCTGCTGCTGAACCAGCTGACCGTGCGGCGGGACCGCAACAGCCGGGCGGTGGCCGCCGACGGGCTGACCGTCGGCCAGGACGTCGACGCCGAACTCATCGACGTCACCGGCGAGTTCAGCCTGCGCAGCGCGCGGATCGGCGGCCGGCTGAGCCTGCGGGGGTCGCTGCTGCGCAATCCCTACGGCCGCTACGCGCTCAACGCCGCCCGGGTCAGCATCGAGCACACCCTCTACCTCAGCGCGGGCTGGAACACCATGGAGGGCGGCGCCGGGGACACCCGCCCGCCGGCCGGCGCCGAGGTGCGGGACTTCGTCTGCGAGGGCGGCCTGCGGCTGGACGACGGGCGGGTCGGCAACGCGGTGATCATCAGCCGCGCCCGCTTCCGGCTGGTGGACGAGCAGCAGGTGTCACTGCGCCGGCTGCAGACCCCGGAGCTGCGGTTCACCCCGGGGGCACCGCCGGAAGGACCGGTGATGCTCTCCGGCGCGCGGGTCGGCAAGCTGGTCGACCGGCGCGACAGCTGGCCGGCCGCCGGGCAGCTCGATCTCTCCGGCTTCGGCTACGACGAACTGGACTCGGCGGACGACTTCCCGCTGCGGGCCAGGATCGACTGGCTGCACGCGGCCACCCCGGAGTACAGCCCGGGTCCCTACGAGCGCCTCGCGGCGGCCCTGCGCTCCGGCGGTGAGGACGCCGAGGCGCGTGAGGTGCTGCTGGCCAAGCAGCGCCGCCGGCGGGAGTCGCTGCCGGTGGCCGGGCGGGTCTGGGGCTTCCTCCAGGACGTCACCGTCGGCTACGGCTACCGCCCCGGCCGGGCCGCCGTCTGGATGGCCGTCGTGTGGGCGCTGGGCGCGGTCTACTTCGCCGCCCACCGCACCCCGCCGCCCACCGACAGCGGCGGCTACCACCCGCACTGGAGCCCTGCCCTCTACGCCCTCGACCTCCTGCTGCCGGTCATCGACCTCGGCCAGGACAACGCCTGGCGGGAGACCGGCGTCAGCCAGTGGGTGGCCTCGGCCATGACCCTCATCGGCTGGATGCTCGCCACCACCGCGGCGGCGGGCGCGTCCCGCCTCCTGCGCAGGGGGACGTAG
- the hisB gene encoding imidazoleglycerol-phosphate dehydratase HisB, with protein sequence MTRVGRVERTTKETSTVVEIDLDGTGQVAVSTGVGFYDHMLDQLGRHGLFDLSVKTEGDLHIDTHHTIEDTALALGAAFKQALGDKVGIYRFGNCTVPLDESLAQVTVDLSGRPYLVHNEPENMAPMIGSYDTTMTRHILESFVAQAQIALHVHVPYGRNAHHIVECQFKALARALRYASERDPRAAGILPSTKGAL encoded by the coding sequence ATGACCCGCGTGGGCCGCGTGGAGCGCACCACCAAGGAGACGTCCACCGTCGTCGAGATCGACCTGGACGGCACGGGTCAGGTCGCGGTGTCGACCGGGGTCGGCTTCTACGACCACATGCTCGACCAGCTGGGCAGGCACGGGCTGTTCGACCTCAGTGTGAAGACCGAGGGCGACCTGCACATCGACACCCACCACACCATCGAGGACACCGCCCTCGCGCTCGGCGCCGCCTTCAAGCAGGCGCTCGGCGACAAGGTGGGCATCTACCGCTTCGGCAACTGCACGGTCCCGCTGGACGAATCGCTCGCCCAGGTGACCGTGGACCTGTCCGGCCGTCCGTATCTGGTGCACAACGAGCCGGAGAACATGGCGCCGATGATCGGGTCGTACGACACGACGATGACCCGGCACATCCTGGAGTCGTTCGTCGCGCAGGCGCAGATCGCGCTGCACGTCCACGTCCCCTACGGGCGCAACGCGCACCACATCGTGGAGTGCCAGTTCAAGGCGCTGGCCCGGGCGCTGCGGTACGCGAGCGAGCGCGACCCGCGCGCCGCCGGAATCCTGCCGTCGACGAAGGGCGCGCTGTGA
- a CDS encoding ABC transporter permease, with protein sequence MTAPLTPHEPPFPPYPGGEPAPGDARGGRERFVRELGKGALIAVLVTLGGVALGLLWLWLSPRIPMVSDGQAVYLKDTEGEEAIGGDGTFVLISAGVGIVSALLVFWRCRTGGIAVVVGLAAGAALAAVVGWRIGVWLGPPTDIVAHAKQVGPKVVFDGPLELRAKSALVALPAAAMLAHLCLTSAFGPKEPAPEAPPAHWG encoded by the coding sequence GTGACAGCACCCCTGACTCCGCACGAGCCGCCTTTCCCGCCCTACCCCGGGGGCGAGCCCGCGCCCGGCGACGCCAGGGGCGGGCGCGAGCGGTTCGTCCGCGAACTCGGCAAGGGCGCGCTGATCGCGGTCCTCGTCACGCTCGGCGGAGTCGCGCTCGGGCTGCTGTGGCTGTGGCTCTCCCCCCGGATCCCGATGGTCTCCGACGGCCAGGCGGTCTACCTCAAGGACACCGAGGGAGAAGAGGCGATCGGCGGGGACGGCACCTTCGTGCTGATCTCGGCGGGGGTCGGGATCGTCAGCGCGCTGCTGGTCTTCTGGCGGTGCCGGACCGGCGGGATCGCGGTCGTGGTGGGCCTGGCGGCCGGCGCCGCGCTCGCCGCGGTGGTGGGGTGGCGGATCGGCGTATGGCTGGGACCGCCCACCGACATCGTCGCGCACGCCAAGCAGGTCGGGCCCAAGGTGGTGTTCGACGGGCCGCTGGAACTGCGGGCGAAGAGCGCCCTGGTGGCCCTTCCGGCGGCGGCGATGCTGGCGCACCTCTGCCTGACGTCCGCCTTCGGGCCGAAGGAGCCGGCGCCCGAGGCACCGCCCGCGCACTGGGGCTGA
- the ybaK gene encoding Cys-tRNA(Pro) deacylase — MAKKSRAGGGTPATVALEKAGVAFTVHAYEHDPAAGLSYGEEAARALGTAPERVFKTLVAEVDGALTVAVVPVSATLDLKALAAAAGGKRAAMADPAAAERTTGYVLGGISPLGQRRRLPTVVDASAPAFPTVFVSAGKRGLELELAPADLTTLTGATTAAIAKTQ; from the coding sequence ATGGCCAAGAAGAGCCGCGCGGGCGGCGGTACCCCGGCCACGGTGGCCCTGGAGAAGGCGGGCGTGGCCTTCACCGTGCACGCCTACGAGCACGATCCCGCCGCCGGTCTTTCCTACGGCGAGGAGGCGGCACGCGCCCTGGGCACGGCGCCGGAGCGGGTCTTCAAGACCCTCGTCGCCGAGGTGGACGGCGCTCTGACGGTGGCGGTCGTCCCCGTCTCGGCGACCCTCGACCTGAAGGCCCTCGCCGCCGCGGCGGGCGGCAAGCGCGCGGCCATGGCGGACCCCGCAGCGGCCGAGCGCACCACCGGCTACGTCCTCGGCGGCATCTCCCCACTCGGCCAGCGGCGCCGGCTCCCCACGGTCGTCGACGCCTCGGCCCCGGCCTTTCCCACGGTCTTCGTCTCCGCGGGAAAGCGCGGCCTCGAACTCGAACTGGCCCCGGCGGACCTGACCACGCTCACCGGAGCGACGACGGCCGCGATCGCGAAGACGCAGTAG